One Deltaproteobacteria bacterium genomic region harbors:
- a CDS encoding serine protease, protein MNAAVALIERVLPSTVHLQSRIPESHPSARILGTERMGSGTVVDSSGLVLTVNYVVLGAEQVRVTLLDQRAYVAELVRHDYASGLALVRIPEEHLPALPLRRTTDLAPGDDAFIVASVGEGGVRVASGAVSYIGPFDANWEYVLDRAVMTTAMNPGLGGGPLLDTQGRVLGVVSLNLNEIGRFSLSIPADYYLDGRDALLGGRAPSATTRAWLGIFCYAVKDHVVIAGLLPGGPGEQAGLKAGDVVLAVDGQDVGDRRSLYRLLWAHRPGESVTLKIFRGREMCTVTVASGDVEEFFG, encoded by the coding sequence GTGAATGCCGCCGTCGCTCTCATCGAGCGGGTGCTCCCCTCGACGGTCCATCTCCAGTCGCGCATCCCCGAGTCGCATCCCTCGGCGCGCATCCTCGGCACCGAGCGCATGGGCTCCGGCACGGTCGTCGACTCCTCGGGCCTCGTCCTCACCGTCAACTACGTGGTGCTCGGCGCGGAGCAGGTGCGCGTCACGCTCCTCGACCAGCGCGCCTACGTCGCCGAGCTCGTCCGGCACGATTACGCGTCGGGTCTCGCCCTGGTGCGCATCCCGGAGGAGCACTTGCCGGCGCTGCCGCTTCGCCGCACGACGGACCTCGCGCCCGGCGACGACGCGTTCATCGTCGCCAGCGTCGGCGAGGGCGGGGTGCGCGTGGCGAGCGGCGCGGTCAGCTACATCGGTCCCTTCGACGCCAACTGGGAGTACGTCCTCGACCGGGCCGTCATGACCACCGCCATGAACCCCGGGCTCGGCGGCGGTCCCCTGCTCGACACGCAGGGGCGCGTCCTGGGCGTGGTCTCGCTCAACCTGAACGAGATCGGGCGCTTCTCGCTCTCGATCCCCGCCGACTACTACCTGGACGGGCGGGACGCGCTGCTCGGGGGGCGCGCGCCGTCGGCCACCACGCGCGCCTGGCTCGGCATCTTCTGCTACGCCGTGAAGGACCACGTCGTCATCGCCGGGCTCCTCCCCGGCGGCCCCGGCGAGCAGGCGGGTCTCAAGGCGGGCGACGTCGTCCTCGCCGTCGACGGCCAGGACGTGGGCGACCGCCGCTCGCTCTACCGGCTCCTCTGGGCCCACCGCCCGGGCGAGTCGGTCACGCTCAAGATCTTCCGCGGGCGCGAGATGTGCACCGTCACCGTCGCCTCGGGCGACGTCGAGGAGTTTTTCGGCTAG